In a genomic window of Halobiforma lacisalsi AJ5:
- a CDS encoding NifU family protein translates to MSDSDREDEVRTAVASFLERNFPQIRGHGGDFAITEVDLEDGNGSVSITLSGACSGCGVSSMTTQAIQQRLPSEVEAIDVVSVSTGFDGLAEGTSRDVPPDVPF, encoded by the coding sequence ATGAGCGATTCCGACCGGGAGGACGAGGTGCGAACCGCCGTCGCCAGCTTTCTCGAGCGGAACTTCCCCCAGATCCGGGGCCACGGCGGCGACTTCGCGATCACCGAGGTGGACCTCGAGGACGGGAACGGGAGCGTCTCGATCACCCTCTCGGGAGCCTGCAGCGGCTGTGGCGTGAGTTCGATGACGACCCAGGCGATCCAGCAGCGACTGCCGTCCGAGGTCGAAGCCATCGACGTCGTCTCGGTGTCGACCGGATTCGACGGTCTCGCGGAGGGGACCTCCCGCGACGTGCCACCGGACGTCCCGTTCTAG
- a CDS encoding M28 family metallopeptidase, whose protein sequence is MSERDATDDSGEPDTNPTLERALGRAWRDDRPWELLTRLTELPHRMGGSEHERRAAELVAEAFENAGLEAVEHREFPMRRWHRGRTEFTVVREDAPERDRPFAAIALPYSPAGDVEGPLVDVGYGTPEEIAEAGNDAGLEGAIAVASTTTPSGERFVHRMEKFGHAVDAGADAFVFVNHVEGQLPPTGALEFADEADAPGIGVSAETGDWLAEYADRGARARISVEATTEDATSRNVSGVVGPDTDEEVVVLAHYDSHDVAEGALDNGCGIATVAGAAPILAALEDDLERRVRLVGVGCEEIGLLGAEALAEELDLESVHAVVNVDGAGRFRNLVAIAHGSDDLGDLAERVTGEAGQPVVRDDDPHPFSDHWPFLRAGVPSLQLHSDPPEGGDRGRGWGHTAADTRDKVDPRNLREHAMLTALVTLEIAGTSVSRIAVEDLRERLREQEYEPGMRAADIWPEEWDER, encoded by the coding sequence ATGAGCGAACGCGACGCGACCGACGACTCCGGCGAACCCGATACGAATCCCACGCTCGAGCGGGCGCTCGGCCGGGCCTGGCGCGACGACCGGCCCTGGGAACTGCTGACCCGGTTGACCGAACTCCCTCACCGGATGGGTGGCTCCGAACACGAACGCCGCGCGGCGGAGCTGGTCGCCGAGGCGTTCGAGAACGCGGGTCTCGAGGCCGTCGAGCACCGTGAGTTCCCGATGCGTCGCTGGCACCGCGGTCGCACCGAGTTCACGGTCGTCCGGGAGGACGCTCCCGAGCGCGATCGACCGTTCGCGGCGATCGCGCTGCCGTACTCGCCGGCTGGTGACGTGGAAGGACCGCTGGTCGACGTCGGCTACGGCACGCCGGAAGAGATCGCGGAGGCCGGCAACGACGCGGGCCTCGAGGGGGCGATCGCCGTCGCGAGTACGACCACGCCCTCGGGCGAGCGGTTCGTCCACCGGATGGAGAAGTTCGGACACGCCGTCGACGCCGGCGCGGACGCGTTCGTCTTCGTCAACCACGTCGAGGGGCAACTTCCGCCGACGGGCGCGCTCGAGTTCGCCGACGAGGCCGACGCCCCGGGGATCGGGGTCAGCGCCGAGACCGGCGACTGGCTCGCGGAGTACGCCGACCGCGGCGCCCGCGCGCGGATCTCGGTCGAGGCGACGACGGAAGACGCCACGAGCCGGAACGTCTCCGGCGTGGTCGGCCCGGACACCGACGAGGAGGTCGTCGTCCTCGCCCACTACGACAGCCACGACGTCGCGGAGGGTGCTCTCGACAACGGCTGTGGGATCGCGACGGTCGCCGGCGCGGCCCCGATCCTCGCGGCCCTCGAGGACGACCTCGAACGCCGGGTCCGACTCGTCGGCGTCGGCTGCGAGGAGATCGGCCTGTTAGGCGCCGAGGCGCTGGCCGAGGAACTCGACCTCGAGTCGGTCCACGCCGTGGTCAACGTCGACGGGGCGGGCCGGTTCCGGAACCTGGTGGCGATAGCCCACGGGTCGGACGACCTCGGCGACCTGGCCGAGCGCGTGACCGGCGAGGCGGGCCAGCCGGTCGTCCGCGACGACGATCCGCACCCGTTCAGCGACCACTGGCCGTTCCTCCGGGCGGGCGTGCCCTCGCTACAGTTACACAGCGATCCGCCCGAAGGCGGCGACCGTGGACGGGGCTGGGGCCACACCGCGGCCGACACCCGGGACAAGGTCGACCCCCGGAACCTGCGGGAACATGCCATGCTGACCGCACTGGTGACTCTCGAGATCGCGGGGACGTCGGTGTCGCGGATCGCGGTCGAGGACCTCCGCGAGCGGCTTCGAGAACAGGAGTACGAGCCGGGGATGCGGGCGGCGGATATCTGGCCCGAGGAGTGGGACGAACGCTAG
- the pepF gene encoding oligoendopeptidase F produces MSSVPERSEIDEQYTWDLESIYATDDDWEEAYETVSERIEDLQSYEGRVTEDAGTLLEVFERYEEIMREVEMVSAYARMRRDEDTTDQHYQALTARAQSLSADAQSAASFIEPELQELTREEFDEMVDEAPDLETYDHYVDDVLRMKPHTRSAEVEELLADLGEVTGATGEVYTLLSNADMAFPTVEGPDSEAPRASDESSGDEPRDGEGVEITQSNFTNLLKRPDREFRRRVYEEYFDEWESMRNTVATAYKNSVKADVKLAQARNYDTAREAALDGPNVPVDVYDTLVDTVHDNLDKLHRHADLKREALEVDELRMWDLYMPLTGDGGPDLEYDQAAEYVVEALEPLGEEYQSRVAEGLESRWVDVYENEGKQSGAYSGGTYDTQPFILMNYQDDVASMYTLAHELGHSMHSELTTEEQPYVYSSYEIFVAEVASTVNEALLTNHLLETVDDPEFKQHVLNEFLERVRSTLYRQTLFAEFEHEAHRLEEEGEPLTADRLDDLYRGLKADYYEPAAIDDRIAREWMRIPHFYRAFYVYQYATGISAALAITDRIFEEGETAAEDYLEFLRQGSREYPLELLRVAGVDMSTSDPIDRALETYGDRLDEMDDLLG; encoded by the coding sequence ATGAGTTCAGTCCCCGAACGCTCGGAGATCGACGAGCAGTACACCTGGGATCTCGAGAGCATCTACGCGACCGACGACGACTGGGAAGAGGCCTACGAGACCGTCTCGGAACGGATCGAGGACCTCCAGTCCTACGAGGGACGTGTCACCGAGGACGCCGGGACGCTCCTCGAGGTCTTCGAACGCTACGAGGAGATCATGCGCGAGGTCGAGATGGTGTCGGCCTACGCCCGAATGCGCCGCGACGAGGACACGACCGACCAGCACTACCAGGCGCTGACCGCACGCGCCCAGTCGCTGTCGGCCGACGCACAGTCCGCGGCCTCGTTCATCGAGCCCGAACTCCAGGAACTGACCCGCGAGGAGTTCGACGAGATGGTCGACGAAGCGCCGGACCTCGAGACCTACGACCACTACGTCGACGACGTCCTCCGGATGAAACCCCACACGCGCTCGGCGGAGGTCGAGGAACTGCTCGCGGACCTGGGCGAGGTCACGGGCGCGACCGGGGAGGTCTACACCCTGCTCTCGAACGCGGACATGGCATTCCCGACCGTCGAGGGGCCGGACAGCGAGGCGCCACGCGCCTCGGACGAGTCGAGCGGCGACGAGCCGCGAGATGGCGAGGGCGTCGAGATCACCCAGAGCAACTTCACGAACCTGCTCAAGCGGCCCGATCGGGAGTTCCGCCGGCGGGTCTACGAGGAGTACTTCGACGAGTGGGAGTCGATGCGAAACACCGTCGCGACGGCCTACAAGAACAGTGTCAAGGCCGACGTGAAACTCGCGCAGGCCCGCAACTACGACACCGCCCGCGAAGCCGCCCTCGACGGGCCCAACGTGCCGGTCGACGTCTACGACACGCTCGTCGACACCGTCCACGACAACCTCGACAAACTCCATCGCCACGCCGACCTCAAACGCGAGGCCCTCGAGGTCGACGAACTCCGGATGTGGGACCTCTACATGCCCCTGACGGGTGACGGAGGCCCGGACCTCGAGTACGACCAGGCCGCCGAGTACGTCGTCGAGGCGCTCGAACCGCTCGGCGAGGAGTACCAGTCCCGCGTCGCCGAGGGGCTGGAGTCCCGGTGGGTCGACGTCTACGAGAACGAGGGTAAACAGTCCGGCGCGTACTCGGGCGGCACCTACGACACCCAGCCGTTCATCCTGATGAACTACCAGGACGACGTCGCCTCGATGTACACGCTGGCCCACGAACTCGGCCACTCGATGCACTCCGAACTCACCACCGAGGAACAGCCCTACGTCTACTCGAGCTACGAGATCTTCGTGGCCGAGGTGGCCAGCACGGTCAACGAGGCGCTGCTCACGAACCACCTCCTCGAGACGGTCGACGACCCCGAGTTCAAACAACACGTCCTCAACGAGTTCTTAGAGCGGGTGCGCTCGACGCTCTATCGGCAGACGCTGTTCGCGGAGTTCGAACACGAGGCCCACCGGCTCGAGGAGGAGGGCGAACCGCTGACCGCGGACCGGCTGGACGACCTCTACCGGGGGCTCAAGGCCGACTACTACGAACCCGCGGCGATCGACGACCGTATCGCCCGCGAGTGGATGCGCATTCCGCACTTCTACCGGGCGTTCTACGTCTACCAGTACGCGACCGGGATCTCCGCCGCGCTGGCGATCACCGACCGCATCTTCGAGGAGGGCGAGACCGCCGCCGAGGACTACCTCGAGTTCCTCCGCCAGGGCTCCCGCGAGTACCCCCTCGAGTTGCTGCGGGTCGCTGGCGTCGACATGAGCACGTCGGATCCGATCGACCGCGCGCTCGAGACCTACGGCGACCGGCTCGACGAGATGGACGACCTACTCGGCTGA
- a CDS encoding helix-turn-helix domain-containing protein, with the protein MADNRTLQLVCQHADILESLWESPKYKRELANDRGISKSTVYNIHQKLKDRGFITKQDSKYHLTKRGAIAFIVYTGYNNQMKMIDDISTRKVGESNDV; encoded by the coding sequence GTGGCGGATAACCGAACCCTCCAACTGGTCTGCCAACATGCAGACATACTCGAATCGCTCTGGGAGTCCCCCAAATATAAACGAGAATTGGCGAACGATCGCGGCATTTCGAAAAGTACAGTGTATAATATCCATCAAAAACTCAAAGATAGAGGGTTCATAACGAAACAAGACAGTAAGTATCACTTAACGAAACGCGGTGCAATAGCATTTATCGTATACACAGGGTATAACAATCAAATGAAAATGATTGATGATATTTCAACCAGAAAGGTAGGAGAGTCGAACGATGTATGA
- the pan2 gene encoding proteasome-activating nucleotidase Pan2, with product MSRSPSIPDRPHRDIDPDLPDDERLEALRGHFEDLVDVNDQLSEQLEEAEDRRTRLREKVDRVERENETLKSSSLYIATVEDVMDDDEVVVKQHGNNQEVLTEVSPRVADRVEPGDRVAVNDSFAIQTVLDAETDARAQSMEITERPEVGYEDIGGIDEQVREVREAVEQPLAEPERFEEVGIDPPSGVLLYGPPGTGKTMLAKAVANKTDATFIKMAGSELVRKFIGEGSRLVRDLFEMAREREPAIIFIDEIDAIATTRSESKTSGDAEVQRTMMQLLSEMDGFEPRGEIRIIAATNRFDMLDRAILRPGRFDRLIEVPKPNAEGREIIFDIHTRGMNVSDDVDFAELADETDEYSGADIESLATEAGMFAIRNERDEVRHEDFLEALEKLEDEDSSDVVSSAGYFYQ from the coding sequence ATGTCTCGAAGTCCGTCTATCCCCGACCGACCTCATCGCGATATCGATCCGGATCTCCCCGACGACGAGCGACTCGAGGCGCTCCGGGGCCATTTCGAGGATCTCGTCGACGTGAACGACCAGCTCTCGGAGCAACTCGAGGAGGCCGAGGACCGCCGAACGCGGCTGCGGGAGAAAGTCGACCGCGTCGAACGGGAAAACGAGACGCTCAAGAGTTCCTCGCTGTACATCGCGACCGTCGAGGACGTGATGGACGACGACGAGGTCGTCGTCAAACAGCACGGGAACAACCAGGAGGTACTCACCGAGGTCTCCCCGCGGGTCGCGGACCGCGTCGAACCCGGCGACCGCGTCGCCGTCAACGACTCCTTCGCGATCCAGACGGTCCTCGATGCTGAGACCGACGCCCGCGCACAGTCGATGGAGATTACCGAACGCCCCGAGGTCGGTTACGAGGACATCGGCGGTATCGACGAACAGGTCCGCGAAGTCCGCGAAGCCGTCGAACAGCCGCTGGCCGAGCCCGAACGCTTCGAGGAGGTCGGTATCGATCCCCCGAGTGGCGTTCTGCTATACGGCCCGCCGGGCACCGGGAAGACGATGCTCGCGAAGGCCGTCGCGAACAAGACCGACGCCACCTTCATCAAGATGGCCGGCTCCGAACTCGTCCGCAAGTTCATCGGTGAAGGGTCCCGGCTCGTCCGTGACCTCTTCGAGATGGCCCGCGAGCGCGAACCCGCCATCATCTTCATCGACGAGATCGACGCCATCGCCACGACTCGCTCCGAGTCAAAGACCTCCGGCGACGCCGAGGTCCAGCGGACGATGATGCAACTGCTTAGCGAGATGGACGGCTTCGAGCCCCGCGGCGAGATCCGGATCATCGCCGCCACGAACCGATTCGACATGCTCGACCGCGCTATCCTCCGTCCCGGCCGGTTCGACCGCCTCATCGAGGTGCCCAAGCCGAACGCGGAGGGCCGCGAGATCATCTTCGACATCCACACCCGCGGGATGAACGTCAGCGACGACGTCGACTTCGCGGAACTGGCCGACGAGACCGACGAGTACTCCGGGGCCGACATCGAGAGCCTCGCCACCGAGGCCGGGATGTTCGCGATCCGGAACGAACGCGACGAGGTCCGCCACGAGGACTTCCTCGAGGCCTTAGAGAAACTCGAAGACGAGGACTCGAGCGACGTCGTCTCCTCGGCCGGGTACTTCTACCAGTAA
- a CDS encoding pyruvoyl-dependent arginine decarboxylase — protein sequence MSTIRVVWGSATAPTEMASYDAALADAGVENYNLVAVSSVIPAVADVEAVGTAPDLGPAGQRLTVVEGRATTAGPGSVSAALAWSQSAGDDGVPGSGPGLFYEAAGETDPDDVERRVREGLAAGQELREWSFGETNVAVENSRAEPGEYATALVLAVYGDSDPIV from the coding sequence ATGAGCACGATCAGAGTCGTCTGGGGGTCGGCGACCGCGCCGACCGAGATGGCGTCGTACGACGCGGCCCTCGCGGATGCCGGCGTCGAGAACTACAACCTCGTCGCGGTCTCGTCGGTCATTCCAGCCGTCGCCGACGTCGAGGCCGTCGGCACTGCGCCCGACCTCGGACCCGCGGGGCAGCGATTGACCGTCGTAGAGGGACGAGCGACCACGGCAGGCCCGGGAAGCGTCAGCGCCGCGCTCGCCTGGTCGCAGTCCGCGGGTGACGACGGGGTCCCCGGCTCCGGCCCCGGACTGTTCTACGAGGCTGCCGGCGAGACCGACCCCGACGACGTCGAGCGTCGCGTCCGGGAGGGACTGGCAGCCGGACAGGAGCTCCGCGAGTGGTCGTTCGGGGAGACGAACGTCGCCGTCGAGAACAGTCGCGCCGAGCCGGGGGAGTACGCCACCGCGCTCGTCCTCGCGGTCTACGGCGACAGCGACCCGATCGTATAG
- a CDS encoding DUF5811 family protein: MNGNTPYAGLPGETAAGQRAAADIPDLSRTQKRTLHRDVSRIAARTREYLPNEYVVDANVSTSATGPQVTVAVRPPVGHAVSAGFSPDLEDRSEELITADERDEVARGLAASAALQVKQAIGSNVTPTAK, translated from the coding sequence ATGAACGGAAATACGCCGTACGCAGGGCTGCCGGGTGAAACGGCCGCTGGTCAGCGCGCAGCGGCGGACATTCCCGATCTCTCGCGAACCCAGAAGCGTACGCTCCACCGGGACGTCTCCCGGATCGCCGCGCGCACGCGGGAGTACCTCCCCAACGAGTACGTCGTCGACGCCAACGTGTCGACCAGCGCGACCGGTCCACAGGTGACCGTCGCCGTCCGGCCGCCGGTCGGTCACGCCGTCAGCGCCGGCTTCAGCCCGGACCTCGAGGACCGATCGGAGGAGCTCATCACGGCCGACGAACGCGACGAGGTCGCCCGCGGACTGGCCGCGAGCGCGGCGCTGCAGGTCAAACAGGCGATCGGCAGTAACGTGACGCCGACGGCAAAGTAA
- a CDS encoding DUF6276 family protein, with amino-acid sequence MSCSACDSPTIEFVVPEEYREYAPETVTVVSVCTRCLRLEAAEGSDSGTDSDPDPDPEPDPDFSRIGDGFPTRSSRAIPLALAIDRCSSLATNREAIETLLRAVERAGADPLLAIDRLVDDPGVDPSIDLERRRHQLEQLLY; translated from the coding sequence ATGTCCTGTTCCGCGTGTGACTCCCCGACGATCGAATTCGTAGTCCCCGAGGAGTACCGCGAATACGCGCCCGAGACCGTTACCGTGGTGTCGGTTTGTACTCGCTGTCTTCGCCTCGAGGCGGCCGAAGGGAGCGATTCCGGTACGGACTCCGATCCCGACCCCGACCCCGAACCCGACCCCGACTTCTCACGCATCGGCGACGGCTTCCCCACGCGCTCGAGCCGGGCGATCCCCCTCGCGCTCGCGATCGACCGGTGTTCCTCGCTCGCGACGAACCGCGAAGCGATCGAGACGCTCCTGCGGGCAGTCGAACGGGCTGGCGCCGACCCGTTGCTCGCGATCGATCGACTCGTCGACGATCCCGGCGTCGACCCGTCGATCGACCTCGAGCGGCGACGTCATCAACTCGAGCAGCTACTGTACTGA
- a CDS encoding V-type ATP synthase subunit D codes for MAKDVKPTRKNLMEIEDRIELSERGHGTLEKKRDGLIMEFMDILDKAQDVRGDLADDYEEAQKKINMARAMEGDVAVRGAAAALQEHPEITTESKNIMGVVVPQIESSRVSKSLDERGYGIMGTSARIDEAAEAYEDLLESIILAAEVETAMKKMLREIETTKRRVNALEFKLLPELKENQEYIEQKLEEQEREETFRLKKIKEKKEAEEAEEAAREAAEEAEAPEGDEEDEEDLEEVQPDTAAQSPTGN; via the coding sequence ATGGCCAAGGACGTAAAGCCCACCCGCAAGAACCTGATGGAGATCGAAGACCGGATCGAACTCTCCGAACGCGGGCACGGGACCCTAGAGAAGAAACGGGACGGGCTGATCATGGAGTTCATGGACATCCTGGACAAGGCCCAGGACGTCCGTGGCGACCTCGCCGACGACTACGAGGAGGCCCAGAAGAAGATCAACATGGCTCGTGCAATGGAGGGCGACGTCGCGGTCCGGGGTGCGGCCGCCGCGTTGCAGGAACACCCCGAGATCACCACCGAGTCCAAGAACATCATGGGCGTCGTCGTCCCACAGATCGAGTCCTCGCGGGTCTCCAAGAGCCTCGACGAGCGCGGGTACGGGATCATGGGGACCTCGGCGCGCATCGACGAGGCCGCCGAAGCCTACGAGGACCTGCTCGAGAGCATCATCCTCGCCGCGGAGGTCGAGACGGCGATGAAGAAGATGCTCCGCGAAATCGAGACCACCAAGCGCCGCGTCAACGCCCTCGAGTTCAAGCTCCTCCCCGAACTCAAGGAGAACCAGGAGTACATCGAGCAGAAACTCGAGGAACAGGAACGCGAGGAGACGTTCCGCCTGAAGAAGATCAAGGAGAAGAAGGAGGCCGAAGAGGCCGAAGAAGCGGCACGCGAGGCGGCCGAGGAAGCGGAAGCGCCAGAAGGAGACGAGGAAGACGAGGAGGACCTCGAGGAGGTCCAGCCGGATACGGCCGCACAGTCGCCGACGGGTAACTGA
- a CDS encoding zinc ribbon domain-containing protein, with translation MKDDDRGCPKCGHEETEMDEISTTGSGLSRIFDIQNRRFVVVSCTNCGYSELYRSQSSGEIVDLFLG, from the coding sequence ATGAAAGACGACGACCGCGGCTGTCCGAAGTGTGGTCACGAGGAGACGGAGATGGACGAAATCTCGACGACGGGGAGCGGTCTCTCGCGGATATTCGACATTCAGAACCGGCGGTTCGTCGTCGTGAGCTGTACGAACTGTGGCTACTCCGAACTGTATCGATCGCAGTCCTCCGGCGAGATCGTCGACCTGTTCCTCGGATAA
- a CDS encoding ATP synthase subunit B: MKEYQTITEISGPLVFAEVDEPVGYDEIVEIETPQGETLRGQVLESSEGIVSIQVFEGTGGIDRNASVRFLGETMKMPVTEDLLGRVLDGSGNPIDDGPEIVPDKRQDIVGKAINPFSREYPEEFIQTGVSAIDGMNTLVRGQKLPIFSGSGLPHNELALQIARQATVPEEEEEGGEGSEFAVIFGAMGITQEEANEFMDDFERTGALERSVVFMNLADDPAVERQVTPRLALTTAEYLAFEKDYHVLVILTDMTNYCEALREIGAAREEVPGRRGYPGYMYTDLAQLYERAGRIEGKDGSVTQIPILTMPGDDDTHPIPDLTGYITEGQIMMDRDLNSQGIEPPINVLPSLSRLMDDGIGEGLTRGDHGDVSDQMYAAYAEGEDLRDLVNIVGREALSERDNKFLDFADRFEEEFVQQGYDTNRSIDETLELGWDLLSMLPKEELNRIDEDLIEEHYREDGAETDAESEEAVQAD, encoded by the coding sequence ATGAAAGAGTACCAGACTATCACGGAAATCAGCGGTCCGCTGGTGTTCGCCGAGGTCGACGAGCCCGTCGGGTACGACGAGATCGTCGAGATCGAGACGCCACAGGGCGAGACCCTGCGCGGACAGGTACTGGAATCGAGCGAGGGGATCGTCTCGATCCAGGTGTTCGAAGGCACGGGCGGTATCGACCGCAACGCCTCCGTTCGCTTCCTGGGCGAGACGATGAAGATGCCCGTCACCGAGGATCTGCTCGGGCGGGTGCTGGACGGCTCCGGGAACCCGATCGACGACGGCCCGGAGATCGTCCCCGACAAGCGACAGGACATCGTCGGCAAGGCGATCAATCCCTTCTCCCGGGAGTACCCCGAGGAGTTCATCCAGACCGGGGTCTCGGCCATCGACGGCATGAACACGCTGGTTCGTGGCCAGAAGCTGCCGATCTTCTCCGGTTCCGGGCTGCCCCACAACGAACTCGCACTCCAGATCGCCCGCCAGGCGACCGTCCCGGAAGAGGAAGAAGAAGGCGGAGAAGGCTCGGAGTTCGCAGTCATCTTCGGCGCGATGGGGATCACCCAGGAAGAGGCAAACGAGTTCATGGACGACTTCGAGCGCACCGGCGCACTCGAGCGCTCGGTCGTCTTCATGAACCTCGCGGACGACCCCGCAGTCGAGCGGCAGGTCACCCCGCGACTCGCCTTGACTACGGCCGAGTACCTGGCCTTCGAGAAGGACTATCACGTGCTGGTCATCCTGACGGACATGACCAACTACTGTGAGGCGCTGCGCGAGATCGGCGCCGCACGCGAGGAGGTCCCGGGTCGCCGTGGCTACCCCGGGTACATGTACACCGACCTGGCCCAGCTCTACGAGCGGGCCGGTCGAATCGAAGGCAAGGACGGATCGGTCACCCAGATCCCGATCCTGACGATGCCCGGCGACGACGACACCCACCCGATTCCGGACCTGACCGGCTACATTACCGAGGGTCAGATCATGATGGATCGGGACTTAAACAGCCAGGGCATCGAGCCGCCGATCAACGTCCTGCCCAGCCTGTCGCGGCTGATGGACGACGGTATCGGCGAGGGCCTGACCCGCGGGGACCACGGCGACGTCTCCGACCAGATGTACGCCGCCTACGCGGAGGGTGAGGACCTGCGCGACCTCGTGAACATCGTCGGTCGCGAGGCCCTGTCGGAGCGGGACAACAAGTTCCTCGACTTCGCGGACCGCTTCGAGGAAGAGTTCGTCCAGCAGGGGTACGACACCAACCGCTCGATCGACGAGACGCTCGAGCTCGGCTGGGACCTGCTGTCGATGCTCCCGAAGGAGGAACTCAACCGTATCGACGAGGACCTCATCGAGGAGCACTACCGCGAGGACGGCGCCGAGACGGACGCCGAAAGCGAAGAAGCGGTTCAGGCCGACTGA
- a CDS encoding ATP synthase subunit A: MSQAEDIESVDEDGVIESVSGPVVTATDLDARMNDVVYVGDEGLMGEVIEIEGNLTTIQVYEETSGVGPGEPVENTGEPLSVDLGPGMLDSIYDGVQRPLDVLEDKMGTAFLDRGVDAPGIDLEKEWEFEPEVEEGDEVEPGDVVGIVPETVTIDHKVMVPPDYEGGEVTAVESGEFTVEETVVELSSGEEIQMHQEWPVREARPAGNKETPTEPLVTGQRVQDGLFPLAKGGTAAIPGPFGSGKTVTQQQLAKWSDADIVVYIGCGERGNEMTEVIEDFPELPDPQTGNPLMARTCLIANTSNMPVAARESCIYTGITIAEYYRDMGYDVALMADSTSRWAEAMREISSRLEEMPGEEGYPAYLAAALSEFYERAGKFQLINGDEGSISVVGAVSPPGGDFSEPVTQNTLRIVKTFWALDADLAERRHFPSINWNESYSLYKDQLDPWWTDNVADDWAETRQWAVDVLDEEDELQEIVQLVGKDALPEDQQLTLEVARYLREAWLQQNALHDVDTYCEPEKTYRMLTAIKTFNDEAFDALDAGVPPEEITDVEAAPKLNRMGTAEEWEEFIDEIENDLKEQLRELY; encoded by the coding sequence ATGAGCCAGGCAGAAGACATCGAATCCGTCGACGAAGACGGTGTAATCGAAAGCGTGAGCGGTCCGGTCGTGACCGCCACGGACCTCGACGCCCGGATGAACGACGTCGTCTACGTCGGCGACGAAGGACTGATGGGCGAGGTCATCGAGATCGAAGGGAACCTGACCACCATTCAGGTGTACGAGGAGACGTCCGGCGTCGGCCCGGGCGAACCCGTCGAGAACACGGGCGAGCCCCTCTCGGTCGACCTCGGACCCGGCATGCTCGACTCCATTTACGACGGCGTCCAGCGTCCGCTGGACGTCCTCGAGGACAAGATGGGAACGGCATTCCTCGACCGCGGGGTCGACGCGCCCGGTATCGACCTCGAGAAGGAGTGGGAGTTCGAGCCCGAAGTCGAGGAAGGCGACGAGGTCGAGCCCGGCGACGTCGTCGGGATCGTCCCCGAGACGGTTACCATCGACCACAAGGTCATGGTGCCGCCGGACTACGAGGGCGGTGAAGTGACCGCCGTCGAGAGCGGCGAGTTCACGGTCGAGGAGACCGTCGTCGAACTCTCCTCCGGCGAGGAGATCCAGATGCACCAGGAGTGGCCGGTCCGTGAGGCCCGACCCGCGGGCAACAAGGAGACGCCGACCGAGCCGCTGGTCACCGGTCAGCGCGTCCAGGACGGCCTCTTCCCGCTCGCGAAGGGCGGGACGGCGGCGATTCCCGGTCCGTTCGGCTCCGGGAAGACCGTCACCCAGCAGCAACTCGCCAAGTGGTCCGACGCGGACATCGTCGTCTACATCGGCTGTGGCGAGCGTGGCAACGAGATGACCGAGGTCATCGAGGACTTCCCGGAACTGCCCGACCCGCAGACCGGGAACCCGCTGATGGCCCGGACGTGCCTCATCGCGAACACGTCGAATATGCCCGTCGCAGCCCGTGAGTCCTGTATCTACACGGGAATTACGATCGCCGAGTACTACCGCGACATGGGCTACGACGTCGCGCTGATGGCCGACTCCACCTCCCGGTGGGCAGAGGCCATGCGCGAGATCTCGAGCCGACTCGAGGAGATGCCCGGCGAGGAGGGGTACCCCGCGTACCTCGCCGCCGCGCTCTCCGAGTTCTACGAGCGAGCCGGCAAGTTCCAGCTGATCAACGGCGACGAGGGATCGATTTCGGTCGTCGGCGCCGTCTCGCCGCCGGGCGGGGACTTCTCCGAGCCGGTCACTCAGAACACGCTGCGTATCGTCAAGACGTTCTGGGCGCTGGACGCCGACCTCGCGGAACGTCGACACTTCCCGTCGATCAACTGGAACGAGTCCTACTCGCTGTACAAGGACCAACTCGACCCCTGGTGGACGGACAACGTCGCCGACGACTGGGCGGAAACCCGTCAGTGGGCCGTCGACGTTCTCGACGAGGAGGACGAACTGCAGGAGATCGTCCAGCTCGTCGGGAAGGACGCGCTGCCGGAGGACCAGCAGCTCACGCTGGAGGTCGCACGCTACCTCCGCGAGGCCTGGCTCCAGCAGAACGCCCTGCACGACGTCGACACCTACTGTGAACCCGAGAAGACCTACCGCATGCTGACGGCCATCAAGACGTTCAACGACGAGGCCTTCGACGCGCTCGACGCCGGTGTGCCACCGGAAGAGATCACGGACGTCGAGGCTGCGCCGAAGCTCAACCGGATGGGCACGGCCGAGGAGTGGGAGGAGTTCATCGACGAGATCGAGAACGACCTCAAAGAACAACTGCGCGAACTGTACTAA